The following proteins come from a genomic window of Aquimarina sp. MAR_2010_214:
- a CDS encoding isoaspartyl peptidase/L-asparaginase family protein, which produces MNTKYYYVSLFLILITFSCKTNEKERKTAVVKEEKEIKKSVKPIVISTWNHGIAANEEAWKILSKGGNALDAVEQGVRVTEADPKNQSVGIGGFPDREGNVTLDACIMDHNSNCGAVSFLQHIKHPISVARKVMEETPHVMLTGSGALQFALSQGFVKENLLTPETKKAYEEWLQKSNYKPVINIENHDTISMLALDEDGNISGACTTSGAAWKMHGRVGDSPIIGAGLFLDNEVGAAAATGLGEAVIRTAGSAMVVELMRQGKSPAEACKEIVERIYNKHKNHKDMEYLQVGFIALNKNGEYGGYSLRSGFNYAVNDIEKGNRLEDAPFKMAWEN; this is translated from the coding sequence ATTAACACTAAGTATTACTATGTATCACTTTTTTTAATACTAATAACTTTTAGTTGTAAAACAAATGAAAAAGAAAGAAAAACAGCTGTTGTTAAGGAAGAAAAAGAAATTAAAAAAAGTGTAAAACCCATCGTTATTTCTACCTGGAATCATGGTATTGCAGCCAATGAAGAGGCGTGGAAAATATTAAGTAAAGGAGGGAATGCATTGGATGCAGTAGAACAAGGAGTACGGGTAACAGAAGCAGATCCAAAGAATCAAAGTGTTGGGATAGGAGGATTTCCTGATAGAGAAGGTAATGTCACCTTGGATGCTTGTATTATGGATCATAATAGCAATTGTGGGGCTGTATCTTTTTTGCAGCATATTAAACACCCTATTTCTGTAGCTAGAAAAGTAATGGAAGAAACTCCGCATGTAATGCTTACAGGGTCAGGAGCGTTGCAATTTGCTTTAAGTCAAGGTTTTGTAAAAGAGAATTTATTAACTCCCGAAACCAAAAAAGCATACGAAGAATGGTTACAGAAATCTAATTATAAACCAGTAATAAATATCGAAAACCATGATACAATTAGTATGTTGGCTCTAGATGAAGATGGAAATATATCAGGAGCTTGTACAACCAGTGGTGCGGCCTGGAAAATGCATGGAAGAGTGGGAGATTCTCCAATAATTGGAGCCGGGTTATTTCTGGATAATGAGGTTGGTGCAGCAGCAGCAACTGGCTTGGGAGAAGCTGTTATTCGTACAGCAGGAAGTGCTATGGTAGTAGAATTAATGCGTCAAGGGAAATCTCCTGCTGAAGCTTGTAAAGAAATTGTAGAACGAATCTATAATAAACACAAGAATCATAAAGACATGGAATATCTTCAGGTAGGATTCATAGCATTAAATAAAAATGGAGAATATGGTGGATACAGCTTAAGATCAGGCTTTAATTATGCCGTAAATGATATAGAAAAAGGAAATAGATTAGAAGATGCACCGTTTAAAATGGCTTGGGAAAATTAG
- a CDS encoding family 20 glycosylhydrolase: MKQFTLFIIILIVLGCKTNEKRIYAEADIKIIPKPEMIKINPGVFKFNENTKFFISNEISEESIHVLRNKFKTVVGWDLKTTEEQPKNNYITFTVDENSKPEVYELKANNNRVEIIANSSSGFSYGIQTIRQLLPTAIESKTKLENISWEIPNIEIKDAPRFKWRGLMLDISRHFFDKEYIKQVIDGLAMHKMNVLHLHLVDDQGWRIEIKKYPKLTEVGAWRVDQENLHWNARLPITAEDKATYGGFLTQEELKEIVKYAQSRNVEIIPEIEMPAHVSCAIAAYPHLSCNEKPIGVPSGGVWPITDIYCAGKESTFTFLEDVLAEVMEIFPSKYIHIGGDEATKTNWKKCQYCQKRIAEEGLQNEEELQSYFVKRMEKFINKHGKKLIGWDEILEGGLAPDATVMSWRGVKGGLEATAQGHDVVMTPNSHCYFDHYQGPQNEEPLAIGGYLPLSKVYQFDPIVDSMTAEEANHILGGQANLWSEYLPTKEQSQYMIYPRLAALSEAVWSTKNQKNWDDFSNRIPSMFQRYEYLGINYAKSSYLIRPAVETDLKKKSVSLTLQSEYTDADIRYALNNDRLEDTPLKYEQPIVLTKTTIVKASLFKDNKPISEVFQDTIVFHKGVASNIVYTIPYSDRYTGTGKSTLVNTLRGTKHFRDGQWQAWLKDDMEIVIDLEKEDTINHVIVGSMEHQGSGIYFPVAIEVFTGVDGKEFKKVGEVKQDYAANANIELKDFKINFEKHTARFIKVKVANLKKSPRGGDTWLFVDEVLIN; encoded by the coding sequence ATGAAACAATTCACACTATTCATCATCATTCTAATAGTATTAGGTTGTAAAACGAATGAAAAAAGAATATATGCAGAAGCGGATATTAAAATCATTCCTAAACCAGAAATGATTAAAATTAATCCGGGAGTATTCAAATTCAATGAAAACACCAAGTTTTTTATTTCAAATGAGATATCAGAAGAGTCAATTCATGTTTTAAGAAATAAATTTAAAACAGTAGTAGGATGGGATTTAAAAACAACAGAAGAACAACCAAAAAATAACTATATAACCTTTACGGTTGATGAGAATAGTAAACCAGAAGTATATGAGCTTAAAGCGAATAACAATCGTGTAGAAATCATAGCAAATAGTTCATCTGGTTTTTCATACGGAATACAAACGATACGTCAACTATTGCCTACGGCAATCGAAAGTAAAACCAAATTAGAAAATATAAGCTGGGAAATTCCGAATATAGAAATTAAAGATGCCCCTCGTTTTAAATGGAGAGGGTTAATGCTGGACATATCTCGTCATTTTTTTGATAAAGAGTATATCAAACAAGTTATTGATGGTTTAGCTATGCATAAGATGAATGTGTTGCACCTGCATTTGGTTGATGATCAAGGATGGCGTATAGAAATAAAAAAATATCCAAAACTTACAGAAGTAGGAGCATGGAGGGTGGATCAGGAGAACCTGCATTGGAATGCTAGATTGCCCATTACGGCAGAAGATAAAGCAACCTACGGAGGCTTCTTGACACAAGAAGAGTTAAAAGAGATTGTGAAATATGCACAGTCTAGAAATGTGGAGATTATACCAGAAATAGAGATGCCAGCACATGTATCTTGCGCTATTGCGGCATATCCTCATTTATCTTGTAATGAAAAACCGATAGGAGTACCATCTGGAGGAGTTTGGCCAATTACAGATATATACTGTGCAGGAAAAGAAAGTACGTTTACCTTTTTAGAAGATGTATTAGCTGAAGTTATGGAAATATTTCCCTCAAAATACATACATATAGGTGGAGATGAAGCAACTAAAACCAATTGGAAGAAATGCCAGTACTGCCAGAAACGAATAGCAGAAGAAGGATTACAAAATGAAGAAGAATTACAAAGCTATTTTGTGAAACGTATGGAGAAGTTTATTAATAAGCATGGAAAAAAATTAATAGGTTGGGATGAGATCCTAGAAGGAGGATTGGCTCCAGATGCTACTGTAATGAGTTGGCGAGGAGTAAAAGGAGGATTAGAAGCTACTGCGCAAGGACATGATGTAGTGATGACTCCTAATTCTCACTGTTATTTTGATCATTATCAAGGTCCTCAAAATGAAGAGCCTTTGGCAATAGGAGGATACCTACCACTAAGCAAAGTATATCAGTTTGATCCTATTGTAGATTCAATGACAGCAGAAGAAGCGAATCATATACTTGGTGGGCAAGCAAACTTGTGGTCAGAATATTTACCTACCAAAGAACAATCGCAGTACATGATTTATCCTAGATTAGCAGCCTTATCGGAAGCGGTATGGAGTACCAAAAATCAGAAGAATTGGGATGATTTTTCAAACCGAATACCTAGCATGTTTCAACGATATGAGTATTTAGGAATTAATTATGCAAAGAGCTCTTATTTAATACGACCAGCAGTTGAGACAGATTTGAAAAAGAAATCAGTTTCATTAACATTACAAAGTGAATATACTGATGCAGATATACGATATGCGTTGAATAATGATAGATTAGAGGATACTCCTCTTAAATATGAGCAACCTATTGTATTAACCAAAACCACAATAGTTAAGGCGTCATTATTTAAAGATAACAAACCAATTAGCGAAGTATTTCAAGATACCATAGTATTTCATAAAGGAGTAGCTAGCAATATTGTCTATACCATTCCTTATAGTGATCGATATACAGGAACAGGAAAATCTACATTAGTAAATACCTTAAGAGGAACAAAACATTTTAGAGATGGGCAATGGCAAGCATGGTTAAAGGATGATATGGAAATTGTAATAGATCTCGAAAAAGAAGATACCATAAATCATGTAATTGTAGGGTCGATGGAGCATCAAGGCTCAGGAATATATTTTCCGGTTGCAATAGAAGTTTTTACAGGAGTGGATGGAAAAGAGTTTAAAAAAGTAGGAGAAGTAAAACAAGACTATGCTGCTAATGCTAATATTGAATTAAAAGATTTTAAAATTAATTTTGAAAAGCATACAGCAAGATTTATTAAAGTGAAAGTGGCAAACTTAAAAAAGAGTCCAAGAGGAGGAGATACTTGGTTATTTGTAGATGAGGTTTTAATTAATTGA